One segment of Dolichospermum sp. DET69 DNA contains the following:
- a CDS encoding substrate-binding domain-containing protein, giving the protein MTATKVAGVAYISALKGLSFTLTQLFYKTRAELKRLQQVLGLRDEDTVKIEASHKRKLNLGNQFIGILSLGIISFAVAWYIKPDKECPPCKLPPIKITNKFAEVCNIPKGKFNYGGSTSWSFIYPTSESKIKKTHPQFEINIRKDLVQGSGIGIEKLIDGELDFALSSRDVSSEEKDEAGKKHFSLKAIPVVKSGVAVAVNPKLEINSLTKDQVSEIYSGKIDNWRQAGAPADIPIKLYIRSRNSASTDEFRKTLNIVSFGKNINYVDTTNEALQEITKEPGGIFVGPISNIVPQCRVKTLPIINKGKTFYPYRDKEFVPPAQCRPGKRNKVNIEAINSDEYPFPVRFYVVVKENGQKEQQAGEAYANLLQTEQAKNMIRQLQETGGLDKNK; this is encoded by the coding sequence ATGACTGCGACTAAAGTCGCAGGAGTCGCTTATATCTCAGCCCTAAAGGGACTGAGTTTTACGCTTACCCAGTTATTTTATAAAACTCGTGCTGAATTGAAACGTCTTCAGCAAGTGTTAGGACTTAGAGATGAAGATACAGTCAAAATAGAAGCTTCTCACAAAAGAAAACTTAATCTAGGTAATCAATTTATAGGAATATTGAGTCTAGGAATTATTAGTTTTGCGGTAGCATGGTATATTAAGCCAGATAAAGAATGTCCTCCATGTAAGTTACCTCCAATAAAAATTACCAACAAATTTGCAGAAGTCTGCAATATACCTAAAGGAAAATTTAACTACGGTGGCAGCACTTCCTGGAGTTTTATATACCCAACGTCAGAATCAAAAATTAAAAAGACTCATCCTCAATTTGAGATCAACATAAGAAAGGACTTAGTACAAGGTTCTGGAATAGGTATTGAGAAGTTAATAGATGGTGAACTGGATTTTGCTCTATCATCTCGTGATGTTTCCTCTGAAGAGAAGGACGAAGCTGGAAAAAAGCATTTTAGTCTTAAAGCAATTCCGGTTGTTAAAAGTGGTGTAGCAGTAGCCGTTAACCCCAAATTAGAGATCAATTCTCTGACCAAAGACCAAGTAAGTGAAATCTATAGTGGAAAGATTGACAATTGGAGACAGGCTGGTGCTCCAGCAGATATCCCAATTAAGCTTTATATACGTAGTAGGAATTCAGCAAGCACTGATGAGTTCAGAAAAACTTTAAACATCGTAAGTTTTGGTAAAAATATTAACTATGTTGATACAACTAATGAAGCACTCCAAGAAATCACTAAAGAACCTGGGGGAATCTTTGTAGGACCCATCTCAAATATAGTGCCACAGTGTCGAGTTAAGACTTTACCTATTATTAATAAGGGTAAAACTTTCTATCCATACCGAGACAAAGAATTCGTGCCACCTGCTCAATGTAGACCTGGCAAGCGTAATAAAGTCAACATAGAAGCGATTAACAGTGATGAATATCCATTCCCTGTTCGTTTTTACGTGGTGGTTAAGGAAAATGGTCAAAAAGAACAGCAAGCTGGTGAAGCGTATGCAAATCTACTTCAGACAGAACAAGCTAAAAACATGATAAGACAGCTTCAAGAAACTGGAGGTCTTGACAAAAATAAATAG
- a CDS encoding GNAT family N-acetyltransferase, whose product MSLKPPETLSSHHSCSDFSCGIASLEDWLKRRAYTNQISGATRTFVICVDNRVVGYYALASGAISIQSALGKFRRNMPDPIPVVILARLAIDSSYQSQGLGRALFRDAALRVVQAADTIGIRGIIVHAISEEAKDFYLALGFILSPLEPMTLMITLNDLRDSIT is encoded by the coding sequence ATGAGTTTAAAACCACCTGAAACTCTCTCTAGTCATCACTCCTGCTCTGATTTTTCCTGTGGAATCGCTTCTCTTGAGGATTGGTTAAAACGTCGAGCTTATACTAATCAAATCAGTGGTGCAACTAGAACTTTTGTTATCTGCGTTGACAATAGAGTAGTTGGGTACTATGCCCTTGCTTCTGGAGCGATTAGTATACAATCAGCGTTAGGTAAATTTCGGCGAAATATGCCTGACCCTATTCCGGTAGTAATTTTAGCAAGATTAGCAATAGATAGTTCTTATCAAAGTCAAGGTTTAGGACGGGCTTTATTTCGTGATGCGGCACTAAGGGTTGTTCAAGCTGCTGATACAATTGGTATTAGAGGAATTATTGTTCATGCTATTTCTGAAGAAGCTAAGGATTTTTATTTGGCTTTAGGTTTTATTTTGTCTCCTCTGGAACCAATGACGTTGATGATTACTCTTAATGATTTACGTGATTCTATTACTTAG
- a CDS encoding Uma2 family endonuclease, with product MLLELQQIIVNPGQQMLLKDISWQKLEKILEEMGERRAARISYSDGWLEIMVPLPEHEKDKEIFGELVRILLDKLEIDFEPFGSTTLKNERMRQAVEPDTSFYIQNQGAVIGKNRIDLNIDPPPDLAIEIDITSRTRFENYEILGVPELWRYQQQGLEIFLLQEGKYIKSQSSPNFPDIPIIELVNEYVRQCLSIGRSQAMRNFRSWVRDNL from the coding sequence ATGCTTTTAGAACTGCAACAAATTATCGTCAATCCAGGTCAACAAATGTTACTCAAGGATATTAGTTGGCAGAAGTTGGAAAAGATTTTAGAGGAAATGGGAGAAAGGCGTGCAGCGCGTATTTCTTATAGTGATGGTTGGTTAGAAATTATGGTTCCTTTACCTGAACATGAAAAAGATAAAGAGATATTTGGTGAATTAGTCAGAATTTTATTAGACAAACTCGAAATTGATTTTGAGCCTTTTGGTTCGACAACACTGAAAAATGAGCGAATGCGGCAAGCTGTAGAACCAGATACCAGTTTTTATATTCAAAATCAAGGGGCGGTAATTGGGAAAAATCGAATTGATTTAAATATAGATCCACCACCAGATTTAGCCATTGAAATTGATATTACTTCTCGGACTAGATTTGAGAATTATGAGATTTTGGGAGTTCCTGAACTGTGGCGATATCAACAACAAGGTTTGGAGATTTTCTTGTTGCAGGAAGGGAAATATATAAAATCTCAATCTAGTCCTAATTTTCCTGATATTCCCATTATTGAATTAGTTAATGAGTATGTACGGCAATGTTTAAGTATTGGCAGAAGTCAGGCTATGCGGAATTTTAGGAGCTGGGTTAGGGATAATTTGTAA
- a CDS encoding ABC transporter ATP-binding protein: MKTRSNYWQLLPYIRTQWQPIAKGFVGILGYVLATLTLINVAGKLAVPFGNGNVLAIAQLACISAAIFLVRGFFQSVQDLYMAKAALRIAFYLRQQVYTHLQKLNLSYFETAKAGDLSYRLTEDVDRVGEVINKLFHDFTPCALQLIAIPIYMIYLNWQLTLATVIVAPIMGILIGWFGERLRKYSLKSQSRISDLSAILTEVFSGIRLIQAFAAEKYEIDRFSHEAERSFKAKYSLERLKAIQIPIVGFLEAVSALSLLMVGTWQISQRNLTVGEFFSYLTAAALLIDPIGHTTNNYNEFKQGEASVDRVFELLAIQPTVLEKPNAITLPAVNGKVEYSNITFAYKSGEPVLNNISLLVMPGQAIALVGASGAGKTTFVNLLPRFYDPEFGEIFIDGVNIRDVTLNSLRKQIGIVPQETIMFSGTIAQNIAFGQNNFDMNAVEESAKIANADQFIQQLPEGYHTWVGERGVNLSGGQRQRIAIARAVLLNPQILILDEATSALDSESEALVQEALERLMSNRTVLIIAHRLSTVRKCDRILVLEKGQIVESGNHEELLKLEGRYARYYAQQ, from the coding sequence TTGAAAACTCGTTCTAATTATTGGCAACTTTTACCCTATATCCGCACCCAATGGCAACCTATTGCTAAGGGTTTTGTCGGGATTTTGGGTTATGTACTGGCAACTTTAACCCTGATTAATGTCGCAGGTAAGTTGGCAGTTCCTTTTGGTAATGGTAATGTATTAGCGATCGCTCAATTAGCTTGTATAAGTGCTGCTATATTTCTTGTGCGAGGCTTTTTTCAGTCTGTACAAGATTTATACATGGCTAAGGCAGCGTTAAGAATCGCTTTTTATCTCCGGCAACAGGTTTATACTCATTTACAAAAACTCAATCTCAGCTATTTTGAAACTGCTAAAGCTGGAGATTTATCTTATCGTCTTACGGAAGATGTTGACAGGGTGGGAGAAGTTATTAATAAACTTTTTCATGATTTTACTCCCTGTGCTTTGCAATTAATTGCTATTCCCATTTACATGATTTATTTGAATTGGCAACTTACCTTAGCGACGGTAATTGTTGCTCCAATTATGGGAATTTTAATTGGTTGGTTTGGGGAACGTTTACGGAAATATTCTCTCAAAAGTCAAAGTCGTATTTCTGATTTATCAGCTATTTTAACGGAAGTTTTTAGCGGGATTCGATTAATTCAAGCTTTTGCTGCGGAAAAATACGAAATTGATAGGTTTAGTCATGAAGCAGAACGCAGTTTTAAAGCTAAATATTCATTAGAAAGATTAAAAGCGATTCAAATTCCCATTGTCGGATTTTTAGAAGCTGTCAGTGCTTTATCTTTACTAATGGTAGGAACTTGGCAAATATCTCAACGCAATTTAACAGTAGGTGAATTTTTTAGTTATTTAACAGCAGCGGCTTTGTTAATTGATCCTATTGGTCATACTACTAACAATTATAATGAATTTAAACAGGGTGAGGCATCAGTTGATCGGGTTTTTGAGTTATTAGCAATTCAACCAACGGTATTAGAAAAACCCAATGCTATAACGCTACCTGCTGTTAATGGTAAAGTTGAATATTCTAATATTACTTTTGCCTATAAGTCAGGAGAACCTGTATTAAATAATATTAGTTTATTAGTAATGCCCGGTCAAGCCATTGCTCTTGTTGGTGCTTCTGGTGCTGGGAAAACTACTTTTGTAAATCTGTTACCTCGATTTTATGATCCTGAATTTGGGGAAATTTTCATAGATGGTGTCAATATTCGAGATGTGACTTTAAATAGTTTAAGAAAACAGATTGGGATTGTTCCCCAAGAAACGATCATGTTTTCGGGAACTATTGCCCAAAATATCGCTTTTGGACAAAATAATTTTGATATGAACGCAGTAGAAGAATCTGCAAAAATCGCCAATGCTGATCAATTTATTCAGCAATTACCAGAAGGTTATCATACTTGGGTAGGAGAGCGGGGTGTGAATTTATCTGGGGGACAAAGACAACGAATTGCGATCGCTCGCGCTGTCCTGCTCAACCCGCAAATCTTGATCCTTGATGAAGCCACATCAGCGTTAGATTCGGAATCAGAAGCTTTGGTACAAGAGGCATTGGAAAGATTGATGTCAAATCGTACGGTGTTAATTATTGCCCATAGATTGTCAACGGTGCGGAAGTGCGATCGCATTTTGGTGTTAGAAAAAGGGCAAATTGTCGAATCGGGAAATCATGAGGAATTATTAAAATTAGAAGGGAGATATGCCCGGTATTATGCTCAACAATAA
- a CDS encoding VTT domain-containing protein: MHFNLLELTKSLGYFGVWGIIFAESGLLIGFFLPGDSLLFTAGFVASQNSLNIWVLIFGAFVCAVLGDNVGYFTGHKFGRKLFDKEDSWLFDKKHIVKTQDFYEKHGKKTIILARFVPIVRTFAPIVAGIGAMQYKSFMSYNLIGGFVWTFGITLLGFFLGKSLPAEQLDKYLLPIIGLIIVVSLLPSIIHVIQENRANKQ; the protein is encoded by the coding sequence ATGCACTTTAATTTACTAGAATTAACTAAATCACTTGGTTACTTTGGAGTATGGGGAATTATATTCGCTGAATCTGGTTTATTGATTGGCTTTTTTCTGCCTGGTGATAGTCTATTATTTACAGCGGGATTTGTTGCTTCTCAAAATTCGTTGAATATTTGGGTTCTGATTTTTGGTGCATTTGTTTGTGCTGTTTTAGGTGATAACGTCGGATATTTTACTGGACATAAATTTGGCCGAAAATTATTTGATAAGGAAGATTCCTGGTTATTCGATAAAAAACATATTGTCAAAACTCAAGATTTTTATGAAAAGCATGGGAAAAAAACCATTATTTTAGCAAGATTTGTGCCAATTGTGAGGACTTTTGCGCCAATTGTTGCAGGGATTGGAGCTATGCAATATAAGTCTTTCATGTCTTATAATTTAATTGGTGGCTTTGTTTGGACATTTGGCATTACTTTGTTAGGGTTTTTCTTAGGAAAATCTTTACCAGCGGAACAATTAGATAAGTATCTATTACCAATAATTGGCTTAATTATTGTTGTTTCTTTATTACCATCAATTATTCATGTAATTCAAGAAAATAGAGCTAATAAACAATAA
- a CDS encoding DUF2488 family protein, with product MQTYYYILASQHFLMEEEPIDEVLKERTRNYHEQEKEIDFWLIKQPAFLEISKMADIKKKCPQPAAAIISTNPQFITWLKLRLEYVITGEFSAPSDTIPNPLASLSTVS from the coding sequence ATGCAAACATACTATTACATTTTGGCCAGTCAACACTTCCTCATGGAAGAAGAGCCGATAGACGAAGTTCTCAAAGAACGGACTCGTAATTATCACGAGCAAGAAAAAGAAATTGATTTTTGGTTAATCAAGCAACCCGCTTTTTTAGAAATATCGAAAATGGCTGATATTAAAAAGAAATGTCCTCAACCCGCAGCAGCCATTATTTCCACTAATCCCCAATTTATTACCTGGCTAAAACTGCGGTTAGAGTATGTAATTACTGGAGAATTTTCAGCCCCTTCTGACACCATACCTAATCCATTGGCATCTCTGAGTACAGTTTCTTAA
- a CDS encoding divergent PAP2 family protein: MQDIGEIVNNRVLLVALVACFVAQGLKLIVELVKHRKLNVRVLVTTGGMPSAHSALVTALADGVGQTLGWASPEFALATIFAIIVMYDAAGVRQAAGKQAKILNQMIDELFHEKPDFFQDRLKELLGHTPVQVIAGAVLGVAISWLARAVY; this comes from the coding sequence ATGCAGGACATAGGCGAAATTGTTAACAACCGCGTGCTGCTGGTTGCGCTTGTAGCTTGTTTTGTGGCTCAAGGATTAAAGCTTATCGTTGAGTTAGTTAAACATCGCAAATTAAACGTGCGTGTTTTAGTGACTACTGGAGGTATGCCCAGCGCCCATTCAGCCCTAGTAACAGCCCTAGCAGACGGCGTTGGCCAAACTTTAGGTTGGGCATCTCCAGAATTTGCTCTAGCTACGATTTTTGCTATCATCGTTATGTACGATGCTGCTGGAGTGCGTCAAGCCGCTGGTAAGCAAGCAAAAATACTCAATCAAATGATTGATGAATTATTCCATGAAAAACCGGACTTTTTTCAAGACCGTCTCAAGGAATTATTAGGACATACACCAGTTCAAGTTATTGCTGGTGCGGTTTTAGGTGTAGCTATTTCTTGGTTAGCGCGGGCTGTATATTAG
- a CDS encoding pyridoxine 5'-phosphate synthase, producing the protein MPTLGVNIDHIATIRQARRTVEPDPIAAAILAELAGADGITAHLREDRRHIQDRDVRLLRETVRTHFNLEMAATDEMLAIALDIKPDYVTLVPEKREEVTTEGGLNIVGQIARIGGIVDKLQNAGIPVSLFIDAEPPQIEASVKVKAKFIELHTGQYAEAKDETTRQKELALLAQGCEQAIKAGLRVNAGHGLTYWNVYPIAALPGMEELNIGHTIISRAALVGIERAVREMKEAIRGNW; encoded by the coding sequence GTGCCTACACTCGGTGTTAATATTGACCACATTGCTACCATTCGCCAAGCACGACGGACAGTAGAACCAGATCCCATAGCAGCAGCCATATTAGCAGAATTAGCTGGTGCTGATGGCATTACCGCCCATTTACGCGAAGATAGAAGACATATCCAAGATAGAGATGTGCGGCTATTACGGGAAACCGTGAGAACTCATTTCAATTTAGAAATGGCAGCAACGGACGAAATGTTAGCCATAGCACTAGATATCAAGCCCGATTATGTTACTTTAGTACCGGAAAAGCGGGAAGAAGTAACTACAGAAGGTGGTTTAAATATTGTTGGACAAATTGCTAGAATAGGGGGGATAGTTGATAAGTTGCAAAATGCCGGCATTCCCGTAAGTTTGTTTATTGATGCCGAACCACCACAAATCGAGGCATCTGTCAAGGTAAAAGCCAAATTTATTGAACTGCATACAGGGCAATATGCAGAAGCCAAAGATGAAACAACTCGTCAAAAAGAACTAGCTTTATTAGCCCAAGGCTGTGAACAAGCCATTAAAGCTGGCTTACGGGTGAATGCCGGTCATGGACTCACATACTGGAACGTTTACCCCATAGCCGCACTTCCAGGCATGGAAGAACTAAACATTGGTCATACTATCATTAGTCGAGCTGCTTTAGTAGGTATAGAAAGAGCAGTTCGAGAAATGAAAGAAGCCATACGGGGTAATTGGTAA
- a CDS encoding Uma2 family endonuclease, with amino-acid sequence MSTENNLAIVDWEPHHPPADLIFDDGEVLESNRHRIAMNVLIRSLQQLWSDRNDYFTGGNMFIYYSSSQIRNRDFRGPDFFAVLNVDGSNPRQGWVVWEENGRYPDVIVELMSRSTAGIDKGIKKDLYEQTFHTSDYFVYDPFDANSLQGWHLDHEQQYQPLRPNENGWLWCRRLGLWLGTWEGTIDRETAIWVRFYDVAGNLVLLPEEAAKSREEEAQAKAARLAARLRELGENPDML; translated from the coding sequence ATGAGTACCGAAAACAATCTAGCCATTGTGGACTGGGAACCCCATCATCCACCTGCTGACTTAATATTTGATGATGGTGAAGTCTTGGAATCAAATAGACACCGGATTGCCATGAATGTCCTCATTCGGTCATTGCAGCAGCTTTGGTCTGACCGCAATGATTATTTTACTGGGGGCAATATGTTTATTTACTACAGCAGTAGCCAAATTCGTAATCGTGATTTTCGCGGTCCCGATTTCTTTGCTGTTCTCAATGTTGATGGTAGTAACCCTCGACAAGGTTGGGTAGTTTGGGAAGAAAATGGTCGCTATCCTGATGTGATTGTGGAATTAATGTCACGGTCTACAGCAGGAATAGATAAGGGAATTAAAAAAGACCTTTATGAACAGACTTTCCATACCTCCGATTATTTTGTCTATGACCCATTTGATGCTAATTCTTTACAAGGATGGCATTTAGATCATGAACAACAGTATCAGCCATTAAGACCAAATGAAAACGGTTGGCTATGGTGTAGACGTTTGGGTTTATGGTTGGGAACTTGGGAAGGAACTATAGATAGGGAAACTGCGATTTGGGTGCGGTTTTATGATGTTGCTGGCAATCTAGTTTTATTACCAGAGGAGGCAGCTAAATCACGAGAGGAGGAAGCTCAAGCAAAAGCAGCTAGGTTAGCTGCCAGATTACGAGAATTGGGTGAAAATCCAGATATGTTGTAA
- a CDS encoding SnoaL-like polyketide cyclase: MTSTQPNNLPLWVQDRDKVIAASSDAQWRYQKTPDYSRSKQNLAKESIHNHLEGTLEAIVENLVRTFEMEVSWKTNPQQWLSIVNDKFRVSSNGGQEYTAADIGAQGTYNLFMADSEHYKASEESFESSHEIFHSTFPQGFPWEVLAVYSGPPNVTFKWRHWGHFQGKYKDYAPTGKTVEIIGMSVAQVTDDLKIVSLEHYFDNALFLENLTAGGKLEDSENKGSGCPFGSWFKGLKKS; the protein is encoded by the coding sequence ATGACTTCCACACAGCCTAACAACCTACCTCTATGGGTACAAGATAGAGATAAAGTAATTGCAGCCAGTAGTGATGCTCAATGGCGTTATCAAAAAACCCCCGACTATAGCCGTTCTAAGCAAAACTTAGCAAAAGAGAGTATCCATAATCATCTAGAAGGTACACTAGAAGCTATTGTCGAAAATCTGGTGAGAACCTTTGAAATGGAAGTGTCATGGAAAACTAACCCCCAACAGTGGTTATCTATCGTCAATGACAAATTCCGGGTTAGTAGCAATGGTGGTCAAGAATACACTGCTGCTGACATAGGCGCTCAAGGTACTTATAATTTATTCATGGCTGATTCTGAACATTACAAAGCTTCGGAAGAAAGTTTTGAATCCTCCCATGAAATATTTCATAGTACCTTTCCTCAAGGATTTCCCTGGGAAGTATTAGCGGTTTATTCTGGGCCACCTAATGTTACATTTAAATGGCGACACTGGGGACATTTTCAGGGTAAGTATAAAGATTATGCACCCACAGGAAAAACAGTAGAAATTATCGGTATGAGTGTTGCTCAAGTTACCGACGATTTAAAAATTGTTTCCTTGGAACACTATTTTGATAATGCCCTATTCTTGGAAAACCTCACAGCAGGTGGCAAACTAGAAGATAGTGAAAATAAGGGCAGTGGTTGTCCTTTTGGTTCTTGGTTTAAGGGATTGAAGAAAAGTTAA
- a CDS encoding transposase: protein MLVFEFKAYGKSAQIKAVGDAIRTAQFIRNSCIRLWIDVKNTGKNDLNKYCAVLAAKFPFANELNSMARQASAERAWFSISRFYDNCKKGVSGKKGFPQFQKDCRSVEYKTSGWKLTDDRKFITFTDKKGIGRLKLKGTRDLHFYQINQIKRVRLVKRADGIYVQFCINVNRQEDIALSGNTIGLDVGLKEYYTDSEGVMIENPKFLRIGEKVLKRSQRRVSRKVKGSKNRGKARQILGKRHLKISRQRKDHAVKLARCVVQSNDLIAYEDLRIKNLVKNHCLAKSINDASWYQFRVWLEYFGQVFKKLTVAVNPQYTSQECSSCGEIVKKTLSTRTHVCRCGCVMDRDENAARNILRRGLGTVGHTETFMLDMSNALGDESSTQVGVILSEQVMSLIKESQRL from the coding sequence ATGCTTGTTTTTGAGTTTAAAGCTTACGGGAAGTCAGCGCAAATAAAAGCAGTAGGTGATGCAATTCGGACTGCACAGTTTATTCGCAATAGCTGTATTCGGCTATGGATAGATGTGAAAAACACAGGCAAAAATGATTTAAACAAATATTGTGCCGTACTTGCTGCTAAATTCCCCTTTGCGAATGAACTCAATTCAATGGCAAGACAAGCCAGTGCAGAACGAGCATGGTTTTCTATCTCTCGGTTTTATGATAATTGCAAAAAAGGGGTTTCCGGTAAAAAGGGCTTTCCTCAATTCCAGAAAGATTGTCGTTCTGTCGAATACAAAACTTCTGGCTGGAAACTAACCGATGACCGTAAGTTTATCACCTTCACCGATAAAAAAGGGATTGGGCGATTAAAACTTAAAGGAACTCGTGATCTGCATTTTTACCAAATTAACCAAATTAAACGGGTAAGATTGGTAAAACGTGCGGACGGTATTTATGTTCAATTTTGTATTAATGTCAACCGTCAAGAAGATATAGCACTATCAGGAAATACAATTGGGTTGGATGTAGGTTTGAAAGAATACTACACCGATTCTGAGGGCGTAATGATTGAGAATCCCAAATTTCTCCGGATTGGAGAAAAGGTTCTTAAACGTTCGCAACGTCGTGTTTCCAGAAAGGTAAAAGGTTCAAAAAATAGGGGCAAAGCTAGACAGATTTTAGGAAAACGCCATCTCAAAATAAGTAGGCAACGTAAAGACCATGCTGTGAAGTTAGCACGGTGCGTAGTTCAGTCTAACGACTTGATAGCTTATGAAGATTTGAGAATTAAAAATTTGGTGAAAAATCATTGTTTAGCTAAGTCTATTAACGACGCATCTTGGTATCAGTTTCGTGTCTGGCTGGAATACTTTGGTCAGGTTTTCAAGAAGCTCACAGTTGCGGTTAATCCGCAATACACGAGCCAAGAATGCTCTAGTTGCGGTGAAATTGTGAAGAAAACTCTATCTACTCGCACCCACGTTTGTCGGTGTGGTTGTGTCATGGATAGAGATGAAAATGCAGCTAGAAATATCCTTCGTCGGGGATTGGGTACGGTAGGGCATACCGAAACCTTCATGCTAGACATGAGTAACGCTTTAGGAGATGAGTCCTCTACTCAGGTTGGAGTAATCCTGTCTGAGCAAGTCATGTCTTTGATCAAAGAATCTCAGCGGCTTTAG
- a CDS encoding ABC transporter permease, which yields MQRYLKVLRLFWSTALAAEIEYRINFIISAFSSLGNLVGSIFGLFLFYRTGYTFTGWSWEAALVVLGFFTLLQGFASTFLAPNLNQIVRHVREGTLDFVLLKPIRSQFWLSLHTLSPWGIPDLIVGLLIIVYAGTKLNLGIDKYLLTIFPLACSVVILYSLWFILGATTIWFVKIYNVTEVLRGFLEAGRYPITSYPAAYRFFFTFVVPVTFLTTVPAQSMLGQIQFTWLLGAGFLAVILFFISTQFWRFALRFYTSASS from the coding sequence ATGCAAAGATATTTAAAAGTGTTGAGATTATTTTGGAGTACGGCTCTGGCAGCGGAAATAGAATATCGTATCAATTTTATCATTTCTGCTTTCAGTAGCTTAGGTAATTTGGTGGGTAGTATCTTTGGTTTGTTTTTATTTTACCGCACAGGCTACACTTTTACGGGTTGGTCATGGGAAGCAGCTTTAGTAGTCTTAGGATTTTTCACCTTATTGCAAGGCTTTGCTTCCACCTTTCTAGCTCCCAACTTAAATCAGATTGTGCGCCATGTCCGGGAAGGGACTTTAGACTTTGTATTATTAAAACCTATTCGCAGTCAGTTTTGGTTATCTCTTCATACCCTTTCTCCGTGGGGAATACCAGATTTAATCGTCGGTTTGCTGATCATTGTCTATGCTGGGACAAAACTTAATTTAGGCATTGATAAATACTTGCTGACTATCTTCCCTTTGGCTTGCAGTGTAGTCATTCTTTATAGTCTGTGGTTTATACTAGGAGCAACTACCATTTGGTTCGTTAAAATATACAATGTTACTGAAGTATTAAGAGGGTTTTTAGAGGCTGGAAGATACCCAATTACAAGTTATCCGGCTGCTTACCGCTTTTTCTTTACCTTCGTAGTTCCAGTAACTTTTTTAACTACAGTTCCTGCCCAATCCATGTTAGGTCAAATACAATTTACATGGTTATTAGGTGCAGGATTTTTAGCTGTTATCTTATTCTTTATTTCTACTCAGTTTTGGCGATTTGCCCTCCGATTTTATACTAGTGCTTCCAGTTGA
- a CDS encoding DUF1778 domain-containing protein gives MTNKTKNITVRNTLNLRIKPEERDLIDMAAKVLGKNRTDFILAAARNAAEETLLERTIFWASPEAYAEFIALLDAPPQPNERLRKTMQTTPSWDKE, from the coding sequence ATGACCAATAAAACAAAAAATATAACTGTGCGTAACACCCTAAATTTACGCATTAAGCCGGAGGAACGTGATTTGATAGATATGGCCGCCAAAGTGTTGGGTAAAAATAGAACTGATTTTATTTTGGCAGCAGCGCGGAATGCTGCGGAGGAAACTTTGCTGGAACGGACTATTTTTTGGGCTAGTCCAGAGGCTTATGCAGAATTTATCGCCTTACTAGATGCACCACCCCAACCTAATGAGCGTTTACGCAAAACCATGCAGACAACTCCATCTTGGGATAAAGAATGA